One genomic window of Salvia miltiorrhiza cultivar Shanhuang (shh) chromosome 4, IMPLAD_Smil_shh, whole genome shotgun sequence includes the following:
- the LOC131021670 gene encoding probable mediator of RNA polymerase II transcription subunit 26c isoform X2 has translation MDPEEFRAILSRSRAGIWALIEAAITVAGSDYGNELRRRRDKLVELLYAPEPQVCRNCSGGIRRDVVDHEPYFPENICNNYNTSDNIDNIKYEEDDDENKNFNNNSNNNRDSNDDFTKSPLTPESNNRNLGGGEEEEDGDPYGGLFDEKAKIFSIKQQLEDLNQSEDTVMELLQNLADMDITFQALKDTDIGRHVNQLRKHSSNEVSRLVKQLVRKWKETVNEWVKVNQPQATSNLIADGDSPQQSIPKNQQNGHHQVPDFGYSPNPQNGSSSVERKYAEHEPKPKVPDFGYSPNPQNGSSSIETKYAEHESKPKPPQSGARREALLRPHQSVPKSTSAPPNRAVKRESVMDDEKLNSARKRLQENYQEANNAKKQRTIQVMDIHDIPKPKNAFFAKNKGNFQGRHHR, from the exons ATGGATCCCGAAGAATTTAGAGCCATTTTATCGAGATCGAGGGCCGGGATTTGGGCGCTGATTGAGGCGGCGATTACCGTTGCCGGCTCGGATTACGGCAATGAGTTGCGCCGCCGCCGGGATAAACTCGTCGAATTGCTTTACGCGCCGGAGCCGCAGGTGTGTCGGAACTGCAGCGGCGGCATCCGCCGTGACGTCGTTGATCACGAGCCCTATTTCCCGGAGAATATTTGTAATAATTATAATACTAGTGATAATATAGATAATATTAAGTacgaagaagatgatgatgaaaatAAGAATTTCAACAATAATAGCAATAACAATAGGGACTCGAATGATGATTTTACTAAGAGTCCGTTGACTCCGGAGTCGAATAATCGGAATCTAGGCGGcggagaagaggaagaggatGGGGATCCGTATGGCGGCTTGTTTGATGAAAAGGCCAAAATCTTCAGCATCAAACAGCAGCTTGAAGATCTAAACCAG AGTGAAGATACTGTGATGGAATTGCTGCAAAACCTGGCAGATATGGATATCACGTTTCAAGCTCTCAAG GATACTGATATAGGAAGGCATGTGAATCAACTGAGGAAGCATTCATCAAATGAAGTGAGCAGATTGGTGAAGCAGCTTGTCAG AAAATGGAAGGAAACTGTTAATGAATGGGTAAAGGTGAACCAACCACAAGCAACTTCAAACCTTATCG CTGATGGGGACTCGCCTCAGCAGAGCATACCCAAAAATCAACAAAATGGCCATCACCAG GTTCCAGATTTTGGGTACTCCCCGAACCCACAGA ATGGGAGTTCCAGTGTAGAAAGAAAATATGCAGAACATGAACCAAAGCCCAAAGTTCCAGATTTTGGGTACTCCCCGAACCCACAGA ATGGGAGTTCCAGTATAGAAACAAAATATGCAGAACATGAATCAAAGCCCAAACCACCGCAGTCTGGTGCTCGAAGAGAAGCTCTGTTAAGGCCACATCAATCAGTTCCTAAGTCTACTTCAGCTCCTCCTAAT AGAGCAGTAAAAAGGGAATCGGTCATGGATGATGAGAAGCTGAACTCAGCAAGAAAGCGTCTTCAGGAGAACTACCAAGAAGCTAATAATG CCAAAAAGCAGAGAACGATTCAAGTGATGGATATTCATGATATTCCCAAACCAAAGAATGCCTTCTTTGCCAAGAACAAAGGCAACTTTCAGGGGAGGCATCATCGGTGA
- the LOC131021670 gene encoding probable mediator of RNA polymerase II transcription subunit 26c isoform X6: MDPEEFRAILSRSRAGIWALIEAAITVAGSDYGNELRRRRDKLVELLYAPEPQVCRNCSGGIRRDVVDHEPYFPENICNNYNTSDNIDNIKYEEDDDENKNFNNNSNNNRDSNDDFTKSPLTPESNNRNLGGGEEEEDGDPYGGLFDEKAKIFSIKQQLEDLNQSEDTVMELLQNLADMDITFQALKDTDIGRHVNQLRKHSSNEVSRLVKQLVRKWKETVNEWVKVPDFGYSPNPQNGSSSVERKYAEHEPKPKVPDFGYSPNPQNGSSSIETKYAEHESKPKPPQSGARREALLRPHQSVPKSTSAPPNRAVKRESVMDDEKLNSARKRLQENYQEANNAKKQRTIQVMDIHDIPKPKNAFFAKNKGNFQGRHHR, translated from the exons ATGGATCCCGAAGAATTTAGAGCCATTTTATCGAGATCGAGGGCCGGGATTTGGGCGCTGATTGAGGCGGCGATTACCGTTGCCGGCTCGGATTACGGCAATGAGTTGCGCCGCCGCCGGGATAAACTCGTCGAATTGCTTTACGCGCCGGAGCCGCAGGTGTGTCGGAACTGCAGCGGCGGCATCCGCCGTGACGTCGTTGATCACGAGCCCTATTTCCCGGAGAATATTTGTAATAATTATAATACTAGTGATAATATAGATAATATTAAGTacgaagaagatgatgatgaaaatAAGAATTTCAACAATAATAGCAATAACAATAGGGACTCGAATGATGATTTTACTAAGAGTCCGTTGACTCCGGAGTCGAATAATCGGAATCTAGGCGGcggagaagaggaagaggatGGGGATCCGTATGGCGGCTTGTTTGATGAAAAGGCCAAAATCTTCAGCATCAAACAGCAGCTTGAAGATCTAAACCAG AGTGAAGATACTGTGATGGAATTGCTGCAAAACCTGGCAGATATGGATATCACGTTTCAAGCTCTCAAG GATACTGATATAGGAAGGCATGTGAATCAACTGAGGAAGCATTCATCAAATGAAGTGAGCAGATTGGTGAAGCAGCTTGTCAG AAAATGGAAGGAAACTGTTAATGAATGGGTAAAG GTTCCAGATTTTGGGTACTCCCCGAACCCACAGA ATGGGAGTTCCAGTGTAGAAAGAAAATATGCAGAACATGAACCAAAGCCCAAAGTTCCAGATTTTGGGTACTCCCCGAACCCACAGA ATGGGAGTTCCAGTATAGAAACAAAATATGCAGAACATGAATCAAAGCCCAAACCACCGCAGTCTGGTGCTCGAAGAGAAGCTCTGTTAAGGCCACATCAATCAGTTCCTAAGTCTACTTCAGCTCCTCCTAAT AGAGCAGTAAAAAGGGAATCGGTCATGGATGATGAGAAGCTGAACTCAGCAAGAAAGCGTCTTCAGGAGAACTACCAAGAAGCTAATAATG CCAAAAAGCAGAGAACGATTCAAGTGATGGATATTCATGATATTCCCAAACCAAAGAATGCCTTCTTTGCCAAGAACAAAGGCAACTTTCAGGGGAGGCATCATCGGTGA
- the LOC131021670 gene encoding probable mediator of RNA polymerase II transcription subunit 26c isoform X5: MDPEEFRAILSRSRAGIWALIEAAITVAGSDYGNELRRRRDKLVELLYAPEPQVCRNCSGGIRRDVVDHEPYFPENICNNYNTSDNIDNIKYEEDDDENKNFNNNSNNNRDSNDDFTKSPLTPESNNRNLGGGEEEEDGDPYGGLFDEKAKIFSIKQQLEDLNQSEDTVMELLQNLADMDITFQALKDTDIGRHVNQLRKHSSNEVSRLVKQLVRKWKETVNEWVKVNQPQATSNLIDGSSSVERKYAEHEPKPKVPDFGYSPNPQNGSSSIETKYAEHESKPKPPQSGARREALLRPHQSVPKSTSAPPNRAVKRESVMDDEKLNSARKRLQENYQEANNAKKQRTIQVMDIHDIPKPKNAFFAKNKGNFQGRHHR, encoded by the exons ATGGATCCCGAAGAATTTAGAGCCATTTTATCGAGATCGAGGGCCGGGATTTGGGCGCTGATTGAGGCGGCGATTACCGTTGCCGGCTCGGATTACGGCAATGAGTTGCGCCGCCGCCGGGATAAACTCGTCGAATTGCTTTACGCGCCGGAGCCGCAGGTGTGTCGGAACTGCAGCGGCGGCATCCGCCGTGACGTCGTTGATCACGAGCCCTATTTCCCGGAGAATATTTGTAATAATTATAATACTAGTGATAATATAGATAATATTAAGTacgaagaagatgatgatgaaaatAAGAATTTCAACAATAATAGCAATAACAATAGGGACTCGAATGATGATTTTACTAAGAGTCCGTTGACTCCGGAGTCGAATAATCGGAATCTAGGCGGcggagaagaggaagaggatGGGGATCCGTATGGCGGCTTGTTTGATGAAAAGGCCAAAATCTTCAGCATCAAACAGCAGCTTGAAGATCTAAACCAG AGTGAAGATACTGTGATGGAATTGCTGCAAAACCTGGCAGATATGGATATCACGTTTCAAGCTCTCAAG GATACTGATATAGGAAGGCATGTGAATCAACTGAGGAAGCATTCATCAAATGAAGTGAGCAGATTGGTGAAGCAGCTTGTCAG AAAATGGAAGGAAACTGTTAATGAATGGGTAAAGGTGAACCAACCACAAGCAACTTCAAACCTTATCG ATGGGAGTTCCAGTGTAGAAAGAAAATATGCAGAACATGAACCAAAGCCCAAAGTTCCAGATTTTGGGTACTCCCCGAACCCACAGA ATGGGAGTTCCAGTATAGAAACAAAATATGCAGAACATGAATCAAAGCCCAAACCACCGCAGTCTGGTGCTCGAAGAGAAGCTCTGTTAAGGCCACATCAATCAGTTCCTAAGTCTACTTCAGCTCCTCCTAAT AGAGCAGTAAAAAGGGAATCGGTCATGGATGATGAGAAGCTGAACTCAGCAAGAAAGCGTCTTCAGGAGAACTACCAAGAAGCTAATAATG CCAAAAAGCAGAGAACGATTCAAGTGATGGATATTCATGATATTCCCAAACCAAAGAATGCCTTCTTTGCCAAGAACAAAGGCAACTTTCAGGGGAGGCATCATCGGTGA
- the LOC131021670 gene encoding probable mediator of RNA polymerase II transcription subunit 26c isoform X4 has protein sequence MDPEEFRAILSRSRAGIWALIEAAITVAGSDYGNELRRRRDKLVELLYAPEPQVCRNCSGGIRRDVVDHEPYFPENICNNYNTSDNIDNIKYEEDDDENKNFNNNSNNNRDSNDDFTKSPLTPESNNRNLGGGEEEEDGDPYGGLFDEKAKIFSIKQQLEDLNQSEDTVMELLQNLADMDITFQALKDTDIGRHVNQLRKHSSNEVSRLVKQLVRKWKETVNEWVKVNQPQATSNLIGNGSSSVERKYAEHEPKPKVPDFGYSPNPQNGSSSIETKYAEHESKPKPPQSGARREALLRPHQSVPKSTSAPPNRAVKRESVMDDEKLNSARKRLQENYQEANNAKKQRTIQVMDIHDIPKPKNAFFAKNKGNFQGRHHR, from the exons ATGGATCCCGAAGAATTTAGAGCCATTTTATCGAGATCGAGGGCCGGGATTTGGGCGCTGATTGAGGCGGCGATTACCGTTGCCGGCTCGGATTACGGCAATGAGTTGCGCCGCCGCCGGGATAAACTCGTCGAATTGCTTTACGCGCCGGAGCCGCAGGTGTGTCGGAACTGCAGCGGCGGCATCCGCCGTGACGTCGTTGATCACGAGCCCTATTTCCCGGAGAATATTTGTAATAATTATAATACTAGTGATAATATAGATAATATTAAGTacgaagaagatgatgatgaaaatAAGAATTTCAACAATAATAGCAATAACAATAGGGACTCGAATGATGATTTTACTAAGAGTCCGTTGACTCCGGAGTCGAATAATCGGAATCTAGGCGGcggagaagaggaagaggatGGGGATCCGTATGGCGGCTTGTTTGATGAAAAGGCCAAAATCTTCAGCATCAAACAGCAGCTTGAAGATCTAAACCAG AGTGAAGATACTGTGATGGAATTGCTGCAAAACCTGGCAGATATGGATATCACGTTTCAAGCTCTCAAG GATACTGATATAGGAAGGCATGTGAATCAACTGAGGAAGCATTCATCAAATGAAGTGAGCAGATTGGTGAAGCAGCTTGTCAG AAAATGGAAGGAAACTGTTAATGAATGGGTAAAGGTGAACCAACCACAAGCAACTTCAAACCTTATCGGTA ATGGGAGTTCCAGTGTAGAAAGAAAATATGCAGAACATGAACCAAAGCCCAAAGTTCCAGATTTTGGGTACTCCCCGAACCCACAGA ATGGGAGTTCCAGTATAGAAACAAAATATGCAGAACATGAATCAAAGCCCAAACCACCGCAGTCTGGTGCTCGAAGAGAAGCTCTGTTAAGGCCACATCAATCAGTTCCTAAGTCTACTTCAGCTCCTCCTAAT AGAGCAGTAAAAAGGGAATCGGTCATGGATGATGAGAAGCTGAACTCAGCAAGAAAGCGTCTTCAGGAGAACTACCAAGAAGCTAATAATG CCAAAAAGCAGAGAACGATTCAAGTGATGGATATTCATGATATTCCCAAACCAAAGAATGCCTTCTTTGCCAAGAACAAAGGCAACTTTCAGGGGAGGCATCATCGGTGA
- the LOC131023440 gene encoding F-box/kelch-repeat protein At3g23880-like, which yields MPPKRNSKSHNKNKAAAETNAMGDCKLPPDMMIAILARLPVKSLCRFKCVCKPWCKLVSNPDFVKLHTDLSPRARASASVVQSHLLTCSVLGINPNRVSPIEADHPYEIFLDHCNGLVCMGRPAFTDKVILWNPATNLWKVLPGFRTNFGATKMVSLGFGCTAEGDDFKVVRISCLKGKKMKVGVEVYSSKSASWRVLDDVGIRCRVKYPKNHVIVNGDPYWDTCFAERLNQNGEIEEASALLGFDATHMKFKVVPLPRYDIVGNGPIVNWEGSIAMLDCIKKDGDWLQAIDLWCYHEGDGAWILKKRLDVKHDLKVDQCLDCSRSGKIVGGCTNGKLFIFDPKTGGVVVSEVKRGRGCSFQIFGYDESLACVKDMTPAAAALINKEDKLVFNDIEGFFVSSFRHSNGQVACYYALAK from the coding sequence ATGCCTCCCAAGAGAAACTCAAAATCCCACAACAAGAACAAGGCAGCGGCGGAGACGAACGCCATGGGCGACTGCAAGTTACCTCCGGACATGATGATCGCCATTTTGGCGCGACTACCGGTGAAATCTCTGTGCCGCTTCAAGTGCGTATGCAAGCCGTGGTGCAAGCTCGTCTCGAATCCAGATTTCGTAAAGCTTCACACCGATCTGTCCCCGAGAGCGAGAGCCTCCGCCTCCGTTGTTCAGTCGCATCTCCTAACATGCTCTGTTTTAGGAATCAACCCCAACAGGGTTTCTCCCATTGAGGCAGACCACCCATACGAAATCTTCTTGGATCACTGCAACGGCCTCGTTTGCATGGGCCGCCCTGCATTCACCGATAAGGTTATTCTCTGGAATCCTGCCACCAATCTGTGGAAAGTTCTTCCCGGTTTCAGGACTAATTTTGGGGCTACGAAGATGGTATCGCTGGGGTTCGGGTGCACCGCCGAGGGAGATGACTTTAAGGTGGTTAGGATTTCTTGTTTGAAGGGGAAGAAGATGAAGGTTGGGGTTGAGGTTTACTCCTCCAAGTCTGCTTCATGGAGAGTATTGGATGATGTGGGAATCAGGTGTCGAGTCAAGTATCCCAAGAATCACGTGATTGTTAATGGAGATCCCTATTGGGACACTTGCTTCGCCGAGAGACTAAACCAAAATGGCGAGATTGAGGAGGCTAGTGCTTTACTGGGATTTGATGCTACCCACATGAAATTCAAGGTTGTGCCACTGCCCAGGTATGACATTGTTGGAAATGGGCCCATTGTCAATTGGGAAGGCTCCATTGCTATGCTCGACTGCATCAAGAAAGACGGCGATTGGTTACAGGCCATTGATTTATGGTGCTATCATGAGGGCGATGGCGCGTGGATCCTCAAGAAGAGGCTTGATGTAAAACACGATTTGAAGGTGGATCAATGCCTTGACTGTTCGAGGTCGGGCAAAATTGTTGGTGGATGCACAAACGGGAAGCTCTTCATCTTTGATCCCAAAACGGGTGGTGTTGTTGTGAGCGAGGTGAAGAGAGGGAGAGGCTGTTCCTTCCAAATATTCGGGTATGATGAGAGCTTGGCATGTGTCAAAGACATGACCCCTGCTGCTGCGGCTCTCATCAACAAGGAAGATAAGCTCGTGTTCAACGACATAGAGGGCTTCTTCGTCTCCAGTTTCCGCCACAGCAACGGCCAGGTTGCTTGCTACTATGCCTTGGCCAAATGA
- the LOC131021670 gene encoding probable mediator of RNA polymerase II transcription subunit 26c isoform X1, whose translation MDPEEFRAILSRSRAGIWALIEAAITVAGSDYGNELRRRRDKLVELLYAPEPQVCRNCSGGIRRDVVDHEPYFPENICNNYNTSDNIDNIKYEEDDDENKNFNNNSNNNRDSNDDFTKSPLTPESNNRNLGGGEEEEDGDPYGGLFDEKAKIFSIKQQLEDLNQSEDTVMELLQNLADMDITFQALKDTDIGRHVNQLRKHSSNEVSRLVKQLVRKWKETVNEWVKVNQPQATSNLIGTDGDSPQQSIPKNQQNGHHQVPDFGYSPNPQNGSSSVERKYAEHEPKPKVPDFGYSPNPQNGSSSIETKYAEHESKPKPPQSGARREALLRPHQSVPKSTSAPPNRAVKRESVMDDEKLNSARKRLQENYQEANNAKKQRTIQVMDIHDIPKPKNAFFAKNKGNFQGRHHR comes from the exons ATGGATCCCGAAGAATTTAGAGCCATTTTATCGAGATCGAGGGCCGGGATTTGGGCGCTGATTGAGGCGGCGATTACCGTTGCCGGCTCGGATTACGGCAATGAGTTGCGCCGCCGCCGGGATAAACTCGTCGAATTGCTTTACGCGCCGGAGCCGCAGGTGTGTCGGAACTGCAGCGGCGGCATCCGCCGTGACGTCGTTGATCACGAGCCCTATTTCCCGGAGAATATTTGTAATAATTATAATACTAGTGATAATATAGATAATATTAAGTacgaagaagatgatgatgaaaatAAGAATTTCAACAATAATAGCAATAACAATAGGGACTCGAATGATGATTTTACTAAGAGTCCGTTGACTCCGGAGTCGAATAATCGGAATCTAGGCGGcggagaagaggaagaggatGGGGATCCGTATGGCGGCTTGTTTGATGAAAAGGCCAAAATCTTCAGCATCAAACAGCAGCTTGAAGATCTAAACCAG AGTGAAGATACTGTGATGGAATTGCTGCAAAACCTGGCAGATATGGATATCACGTTTCAAGCTCTCAAG GATACTGATATAGGAAGGCATGTGAATCAACTGAGGAAGCATTCATCAAATGAAGTGAGCAGATTGGTGAAGCAGCTTGTCAG AAAATGGAAGGAAACTGTTAATGAATGGGTAAAGGTGAACCAACCACAAGCAACTTCAAACCTTATCGGTA CTGATGGGGACTCGCCTCAGCAGAGCATACCCAAAAATCAACAAAATGGCCATCACCAG GTTCCAGATTTTGGGTACTCCCCGAACCCACAGA ATGGGAGTTCCAGTGTAGAAAGAAAATATGCAGAACATGAACCAAAGCCCAAAGTTCCAGATTTTGGGTACTCCCCGAACCCACAGA ATGGGAGTTCCAGTATAGAAACAAAATATGCAGAACATGAATCAAAGCCCAAACCACCGCAGTCTGGTGCTCGAAGAGAAGCTCTGTTAAGGCCACATCAATCAGTTCCTAAGTCTACTTCAGCTCCTCCTAAT AGAGCAGTAAAAAGGGAATCGGTCATGGATGATGAGAAGCTGAACTCAGCAAGAAAGCGTCTTCAGGAGAACTACCAAGAAGCTAATAATG CCAAAAAGCAGAGAACGATTCAAGTGATGGATATTCATGATATTCCCAAACCAAAGAATGCCTTCTTTGCCAAGAACAAAGGCAACTTTCAGGGGAGGCATCATCGGTGA
- the LOC131021670 gene encoding probable mediator of RNA polymerase II transcription subunit 26c isoform X3, with product MDPEEFRAILSRSRAGIWALIEAAITVAGSDYGNELRRRRDKLVELLYAPEPQVCRNCSGGIRRDVVDHEPYFPENICNNYNTSDNIDNIKYEEDDDENKNFNNNSNNNRDSNDDFTKSPLTPESNNRNLGGGEEEEDGDPYGGLFDEKAKIFSIKQQLEDLNQSEDTVMELLQNLADMDITFQALKDTDIGRHVNQLRKHSSNEVSRLVKQLVRKWKETVNEWVKIDIVFSRSLLLSCLDGSSSVERKYAEHEPKPKVPDFGYSPNPQNGSSSIETKYAEHESKPKPPQSGARREALLRPHQSVPKSTSAPPNRAVKRESVMDDEKLNSARKRLQENYQEANNAKKQRTIQVMDIHDIPKPKNAFFAKNKGNFQGRHHR from the exons ATGGATCCCGAAGAATTTAGAGCCATTTTATCGAGATCGAGGGCCGGGATTTGGGCGCTGATTGAGGCGGCGATTACCGTTGCCGGCTCGGATTACGGCAATGAGTTGCGCCGCCGCCGGGATAAACTCGTCGAATTGCTTTACGCGCCGGAGCCGCAGGTGTGTCGGAACTGCAGCGGCGGCATCCGCCGTGACGTCGTTGATCACGAGCCCTATTTCCCGGAGAATATTTGTAATAATTATAATACTAGTGATAATATAGATAATATTAAGTacgaagaagatgatgatgaaaatAAGAATTTCAACAATAATAGCAATAACAATAGGGACTCGAATGATGATTTTACTAAGAGTCCGTTGACTCCGGAGTCGAATAATCGGAATCTAGGCGGcggagaagaggaagaggatGGGGATCCGTATGGCGGCTTGTTTGATGAAAAGGCCAAAATCTTCAGCATCAAACAGCAGCTTGAAGATCTAAACCAG AGTGAAGATACTGTGATGGAATTGCTGCAAAACCTGGCAGATATGGATATCACGTTTCAAGCTCTCAAG GATACTGATATAGGAAGGCATGTGAATCAACTGAGGAAGCATTCATCAAATGAAGTGAGCAGATTGGTGAAGCAGCTTGTCAG AAAATGGAAGGAAACTGTTAATGAATGGGTAAAG ATTGACATTGTGTTCTCTCGGTCTCTTCTTCTTTCCTGTCTAGATGGGAGTTCCAGTGTAGAAAGAAAATATGCAGAACATGAACCAAAGCCCAAAGTTCCAGATTTTGGGTACTCCCCGAACCCACAGA ATGGGAGTTCCAGTATAGAAACAAAATATGCAGAACATGAATCAAAGCCCAAACCACCGCAGTCTGGTGCTCGAAGAGAAGCTCTGTTAAGGCCACATCAATCAGTTCCTAAGTCTACTTCAGCTCCTCCTAAT AGAGCAGTAAAAAGGGAATCGGTCATGGATGATGAGAAGCTGAACTCAGCAAGAAAGCGTCTTCAGGAGAACTACCAAGAAGCTAATAATG CCAAAAAGCAGAGAACGATTCAAGTGATGGATATTCATGATATTCCCAAACCAAAGAATGCCTTCTTTGCCAAGAACAAAGGCAACTTTCAGGGGAGGCATCATCGGTGA